A single Cyprinus carpio isolate SPL01 chromosome A20, ASM1834038v1, whole genome shotgun sequence DNA region contains:
- the LOC109051421 gene encoding exocyst complex component 1-like isoform X2: MTAIKHALQRDIFTPNDERLLSIVNVCKAGKKKKNCFLCATVTTERPVQVKVVKVKKTDKGDFYKRQMAWELQDLTEVDAKDANKENPEFDLHFEKVYRWVASSTAEKNSFISCIWKLNQRYLRKKVEFVNVSPQLLEESVPSGESQSVAGGDEDALDDYQELNSHDEQDIESMMEVCEYAISNAEAFAEKLSRELQVLDGANIQSIMASEKQVNILMQLLDQALAEVDNIEGKLLSYEEMLQSVKEQMDQISQSNRLIQISNTNNGKLLDEIQFLVNYMDLSKGHIKALQEGDLSSPKGIEACINASEALSQCMNVALKPGHDKLMAVKQQQHMFSELRDTFARRLTNHLNNVFVHQFNHFSHFKMTIPQFYRSSCLSLPGHDQSSTLSQHTAELTLPKHSPLHRDLLRYAKLMEWLKNTQREKYDGLSRTYVDYMTRLYEREIKDFFEVAKIKMAGTSKDGKGKFATLPRKESALKQEVESLHGSSGKLTGSTSSLNKLAVSSSNSRRSQSSSLLDMGNMSASDLDVADRTRFDKIFEQVLSELEPLCLAEQDFISKFFKLQQNPTLAQVENVDDSDGTVPSRPLSEHRHSISEKDMVRMMMNKIFQSIETELNSLIALGDKIDSFNSLYMLVKMSHHVWTAENVDPASYLSTTLGNVLVTVKRNFDKCISGQIRQMEEVKISKKSKVGILPFVTGFEEFAKLAEAIFRNAERRGDLDKAYIKLIRAVFSNVEKVANESQKTPRDVVMMENFHHIFSTLSSLKISCLEAERKEAKQKYTEHLQSYVINSLGQPLEKLNHFFEGVEARVAQGVREEEVSYQLAFNKQELRKVIKEYPGKEVKKGLDNLYKKVDKHLCEEENLLQVVWHSMQDEFIRQYKHFEGLINRCYPGSGITMEFTIQDMLEYFSSIAQSH, translated from the exons ATGACTGCCATCAAGCACGCCCTTCAGAGGGATATTTTCACTCCCAACGATGAGCGCCTGCTGAGCATCGTCAATGTCTGCAAAGcagggaaaaagaagaagaactgtTTCTTGTGTGCCACAG TGACTACAGAGCGCCCAGTGCAGGTGAAGGtggtgaaagtgaaaaaaacagATAAAGGAGATTTCTATAAGAGACAGATGGCATGGGAACTACAGGACCTGACCGAGGTTGATGCCAAAGATGCCAATAAG GAGAACCCAGAGTTTGACCTCCATTTTGAGAAGGTTTATCGATGGGTGGCGAGCAGCACTGCAGAGAAGAATTCCTTCATCTCTTGTATCTGGAAGCTGAACCAGCGCTACCTTCGGAAGAAAGTGGAGTTTGTAAACGTCAGTCCACAGCTGCTGGAAG AGTCAGTCCCGAGCGGAGAGAGTCAGAGTGTCGCAGGGGGAGATGAGGATGCTCTGGACGATTACCAGGAGCTGAACAGCCATGATGAGCAGGACATTGAGAGCATGATGGAGGTCTGCGAGTACGCCATTTCCAATGCAGAGGCCTTTGCTGAGAAACTGTCCCGTGAGCTACAGGTCCTAGATGGG GCTAACATCCAGTCCATCATGGCCTCAGAGAAGCAGGTGAACATCCTGATGCAGCTGCTGGATCAGGCTCTGGCAGAGGTAGACAACATCGAGGGGAAGTTGCTGAGTTATGAGGAGATGCTACAGAGTGTGAAGGAGCAGATGGACCAGATTTCCCAGAGCAACCGTCTCATCCAGATCAGCAACACCAACAATGGCAAACTACTGGATGAGATCCAGTTCCTCGTG aaCTACATGGATCTATCAAAAGGGCACATCAAAGCTTTGCAGGAAGGAGATTTATCTTCTCCTAAGGGCATCGAGGCCTGCATCAATGCGTCTGAGGCTCTGTCACAGTGCATGAACGTGGCACTCAAACCAG GCCATGATAAGCTGATGGCAgtcaagcagcagcagcatatGTTTTCTGAGCTCAGAGACACTTTTGCCCGACGTCTCACCAACCACCTCAACAACGTGTTTGTTCACCAG TTCAACCACTTCAGTCACTTCAAAATGACCATCCCTCAGTTCTATAGGTCGTCCTGTCTGTCACTCCCT ggACACGATCAGAGCTCCACACTGTCCCAGCACACAGCTGAGCTGACACTACCCAAACACAGCCCTCTGCACAGAGACCTGCTCAGATACGCCAAACTCATGGAGTGGCTGAAAAACACCCAGAGAGAGAAATATGATGGTCTTTCCAGG acctATGTGGATTACATGACCCGACTGTATGAGCGGGAAATTAAGGACTTCTTTGAAGTGGCAAAGATCAAAATGGCAGGCACTAGTAAGGATGGGAAAGGAAAATTTG CCACGCTTCCGCGGAAAGAGAGTGCTCTCAAACAGGAGGTGGAGA GCCTGCATGGGAGCTCTGGGAAGCTTACAGGCTCCACGTCAAGTCTGAATAAACTCGCTGTGAGCAGCTCCAACAGTAGGCGCTCTCAGTCATCGTCTCTGCTTGATATGGGCAACATGTCTGCCTCTGACCTGGACGTAGCAGACAGGACCAGGTTTGATAAG ATTTTTGAGCAGGTTTTGAGTGAGCTAGAGCCACTGTGTCTGGCTGAACAGGACTTTATCAGCAAGTTCTTCAAACTGCAGCAAAATCCCACACTAGCTCAG GTAGAGAATGTGGATGACAGCGATGGAACGGTTCCCTCCAGACCCCTCAGTGAACACAGACATTCAATATCTGA AAAGGACATGGTTCGGATGATGATGAATAAGATCTTTCAGAGCATTGAGACAGAGCTGAACAGTCTGATAGCTTTAGGTGATAAGATAGACAGCTTCAACTCTCTCTACATGCTGGTAAAGATGAGTCACCACGTCTGGACGGCCGAGAATGTTGATCCCGCATCCTATCTCAGCACAACGCTGGGCAATGTGCTAGTCACTGTCAAGAGAAACTTTGATAAGTGCATT TCTGGACAGATTCGTCAGATGGAGGAGGTGAAGATTTCTAAGAAGAGTAAAGTGGGCATCCTGCCGTTTGTCACTGGCTTTGAGGAGTTTGCTAAGCTAGCTGAAGCTATTTTCCGAAATGCAGAAAGACGGGGTGATCTGGATAAGGCCTATATTAAACTCATCAGAGCTGTCTTCAGTAACG TGGAGAAAGTGGCCAATGAGAGCCAGAAGACTCCACGTGATGTGGTGATGATGGAGAACTTCCACCATATCTTCTCAACACTGTCCAGCCTCAAGATCTCCTGTCTGGAGGCAGAGAGAAAGGAGGCCAAGCAGAAATACACAGAACACCTGCAGTCCTACGTCATCAACTCACTGGGCCAACCGCTTGAGAAACTTAAT CATTTCTTTGAGGGAGTGGAAGCGCGTGTAGCTCAGGGTGTCCGTGAAGAGGAAGTGAGTTACCAACTGGCTTTCAATAAACAGGAACTGCGTAAGGTTATTAAAGAATACCCTGGGAAGGAGGTGAAAAAGGGCCTGGACAACCTTTACAAGAAGGTGGATAAGCACCTGTGTGAAGAGGAGAATCTGTTACAG GTCGTGTGGCACTCCATGCAAGACGAGTTCATTCGGCAATACAAGCACTTTGAGGGCTTGATAAACCGCTGCTACCCGGGGTCAGGAATCACCATGGAGTTTACCATTCAAGACATGTTGGAGTACTTCTCCAGTATCGCTCAGTCCCACTAA
- the LOC109051421 gene encoding exocyst complex component 1-like isoform X3 produces MTAIKHALQRDIFTPNDERLLSIVNVCKAGKKKKNCFLCATVTTERPVQVKVVKVKKTDKGDFYKRQMAWELQDLTEVDAKDANKENPEFDLHFEKVYRWVASSTAEKNSFISCIWKLNQRYLRKKVEFVNVSPQLLEELPKAEESVPSGESQSVAGGDEDALDDYQELNSHDEQDIESMMEVCEYAISNAEAFAEKLSRELQVLDGANIQSIMASEKQVNILMQLLDQALAEVDNIEGKLLSYEEMLQSVKEQMDQISQSNRLIQISNTNNGKLLDEIQFLVNYMDLSKGHIKALQEGDLSSPKGIEACINASEALSQCMNVALKPGHDKLMAVKQQQHMFSELRDTFARRLTNHLNNVFVHQFNHFSHFKMTIPQFYRSSCLSLPGHDQSSTLSQHTAELTLPKHSPLHRDLLRYAKLMEWLKNTQREKYDGLSRTYVDYMTRLYEREIKDFFEVAKIKMAGTSKDGKGKFGLHGSSGKLTGSTSSLNKLAVSSSNSRRSQSSSLLDMGNMSASDLDVADRTRFDKIFEQVLSELEPLCLAEQDFISKFFKLQQNPTLAQVENVDDSDGTVPSRPLSEHRHSISEKDMVRMMMNKIFQSIETELNSLIALGDKIDSFNSLYMLVKMSHHVWTAENVDPASYLSTTLGNVLVTVKRNFDKCISGQIRQMEEVKISKKSKVGILPFVTGFEEFAKLAEAIFRNAERRGDLDKAYIKLIRAVFSNVEKVANESQKTPRDVVMMENFHHIFSTLSSLKISCLEAERKEAKQKYTEHLQSYVINSLGQPLEKLNHFFEGVEARVAQGVREEEVSYQLAFNKQELRKVIKEYPGKEVKKGLDNLYKKVDKHLCEEENLLQVVWHSMQDEFIRQYKHFEGLINRCYPGSGITMEFTIQDMLEYFSSIAQSH; encoded by the exons ATGACTGCCATCAAGCACGCCCTTCAGAGGGATATTTTCACTCCCAACGATGAGCGCCTGCTGAGCATCGTCAATGTCTGCAAAGcagggaaaaagaagaagaactgtTTCTTGTGTGCCACAG TGACTACAGAGCGCCCAGTGCAGGTGAAGGtggtgaaagtgaaaaaaacagATAAAGGAGATTTCTATAAGAGACAGATGGCATGGGAACTACAGGACCTGACCGAGGTTGATGCCAAAGATGCCAATAAG GAGAACCCAGAGTTTGACCTCCATTTTGAGAAGGTTTATCGATGGGTGGCGAGCAGCACTGCAGAGAAGAATTCCTTCATCTCTTGTATCTGGAAGCTGAACCAGCGCTACCTTCGGAAGAAAGTGGAGTTTGTAAACGTCAGTCCACAGCTGCTGGAAG AGCTTCCTAAAGCGGAAG AGTCAGTCCCGAGCGGAGAGAGTCAGAGTGTCGCAGGGGGAGATGAGGATGCTCTGGACGATTACCAGGAGCTGAACAGCCATGATGAGCAGGACATTGAGAGCATGATGGAGGTCTGCGAGTACGCCATTTCCAATGCAGAGGCCTTTGCTGAGAAACTGTCCCGTGAGCTACAGGTCCTAGATGGG GCTAACATCCAGTCCATCATGGCCTCAGAGAAGCAGGTGAACATCCTGATGCAGCTGCTGGATCAGGCTCTGGCAGAGGTAGACAACATCGAGGGGAAGTTGCTGAGTTATGAGGAGATGCTACAGAGTGTGAAGGAGCAGATGGACCAGATTTCCCAGAGCAACCGTCTCATCCAGATCAGCAACACCAACAATGGCAAACTACTGGATGAGATCCAGTTCCTCGTG aaCTACATGGATCTATCAAAAGGGCACATCAAAGCTTTGCAGGAAGGAGATTTATCTTCTCCTAAGGGCATCGAGGCCTGCATCAATGCGTCTGAGGCTCTGTCACAGTGCATGAACGTGGCACTCAAACCAG GCCATGATAAGCTGATGGCAgtcaagcagcagcagcatatGTTTTCTGAGCTCAGAGACACTTTTGCCCGACGTCTCACCAACCACCTCAACAACGTGTTTGTTCACCAG TTCAACCACTTCAGTCACTTCAAAATGACCATCCCTCAGTTCTATAGGTCGTCCTGTCTGTCACTCCCT ggACACGATCAGAGCTCCACACTGTCCCAGCACACAGCTGAGCTGACACTACCCAAACACAGCCCTCTGCACAGAGACCTGCTCAGATACGCCAAACTCATGGAGTGGCTGAAAAACACCCAGAGAGAGAAATATGATGGTCTTTCCAGG acctATGTGGATTACATGACCCGACTGTATGAGCGGGAAATTAAGGACTTCTTTGAAGTGGCAAAGATCAAAATGGCAGGCACTAGTAAGGATGGGAAAGGAAAATTTG GCCTGCATGGGAGCTCTGGGAAGCTTACAGGCTCCACGTCAAGTCTGAATAAACTCGCTGTGAGCAGCTCCAACAGTAGGCGCTCTCAGTCATCGTCTCTGCTTGATATGGGCAACATGTCTGCCTCTGACCTGGACGTAGCAGACAGGACCAGGTTTGATAAG ATTTTTGAGCAGGTTTTGAGTGAGCTAGAGCCACTGTGTCTGGCTGAACAGGACTTTATCAGCAAGTTCTTCAAACTGCAGCAAAATCCCACACTAGCTCAG GTAGAGAATGTGGATGACAGCGATGGAACGGTTCCCTCCAGACCCCTCAGTGAACACAGACATTCAATATCTGA AAAGGACATGGTTCGGATGATGATGAATAAGATCTTTCAGAGCATTGAGACAGAGCTGAACAGTCTGATAGCTTTAGGTGATAAGATAGACAGCTTCAACTCTCTCTACATGCTGGTAAAGATGAGTCACCACGTCTGGACGGCCGAGAATGTTGATCCCGCATCCTATCTCAGCACAACGCTGGGCAATGTGCTAGTCACTGTCAAGAGAAACTTTGATAAGTGCATT TCTGGACAGATTCGTCAGATGGAGGAGGTGAAGATTTCTAAGAAGAGTAAAGTGGGCATCCTGCCGTTTGTCACTGGCTTTGAGGAGTTTGCTAAGCTAGCTGAAGCTATTTTCCGAAATGCAGAAAGACGGGGTGATCTGGATAAGGCCTATATTAAACTCATCAGAGCTGTCTTCAGTAACG TGGAGAAAGTGGCCAATGAGAGCCAGAAGACTCCACGTGATGTGGTGATGATGGAGAACTTCCACCATATCTTCTCAACACTGTCCAGCCTCAAGATCTCCTGTCTGGAGGCAGAGAGAAAGGAGGCCAAGCAGAAATACACAGAACACCTGCAGTCCTACGTCATCAACTCACTGGGCCAACCGCTTGAGAAACTTAAT CATTTCTTTGAGGGAGTGGAAGCGCGTGTAGCTCAGGGTGTCCGTGAAGAGGAAGTGAGTTACCAACTGGCTTTCAATAAACAGGAACTGCGTAAGGTTATTAAAGAATACCCTGGGAAGGAGGTGAAAAAGGGCCTGGACAACCTTTACAAGAAGGTGGATAAGCACCTGTGTGAAGAGGAGAATCTGTTACAG GTCGTGTGGCACTCCATGCAAGACGAGTTCATTCGGCAATACAAGCACTTTGAGGGCTTGATAAACCGCTGCTACCCGGGGTCAGGAATCACCATGGAGTTTACCATTCAAGACATGTTGGAGTACTTCTCCAGTATCGCTCAGTCCCACTAA
- the LOC109051421 gene encoding exocyst complex component 1-like isoform X5, whose protein sequence is MTAIKHALQRDIFTPNDERLLSIVNVCKAGKKKKNCFLCATVTTERPVQVKVVKVKKTDKGDFYKRQMAWELQDLTEVDAKDANKENPEFDLHFEKVYRWVASSTAEKNSFISCIWKLNQRYLRKKVEFVNVSPQLLEELPKAEESVPSGESQSVAGGDEDALDDYQELNSHDEQDIESMMEVCEYAISNAEAFAEKLSRELQVLDGANIQSIMASEKQVNILMQLLDQALAEVDNIEGKLLSYEEMLQSVKEQMDQISQSNRLIQISNTNNGKLLDEIQFLVNYMDLSKGHIKALQEGDLSSPKGIEACINASEALSQCMNVALKPGHDKLMAVKQQQHMFSELRDTFARRLTNHLNNVFVHQGHDQSSTLSQHTAELTLPKHSPLHRDLLRYAKLMEWLKNTQREKYDGLSRTYVDYMTRLYEREIKDFFEVAKIKMAGTSKDGKGKFGLHGSSGKLTGSTSSLNKLAVSSSNSRRSQSSSLLDMGNMSASDLDVADRTRFDKIFEQVLSELEPLCLAEQDFISKFFKLQQNPTLAQVENVDDSDGTVPSRPLSEHRHSISEKDMVRMMMNKIFQSIETELNSLIALGDKIDSFNSLYMLVKMSHHVWTAENVDPASYLSTTLGNVLVTVKRNFDKCISGQIRQMEEVKISKKSKVGILPFVTGFEEFAKLAEAIFRNAERRGDLDKAYIKLIRAVFSNVEKVANESQKTPRDVVMMENFHHIFSTLSSLKISCLEAERKEAKQKYTEHLQSYVINSLGQPLEKLNHFFEGVEARVAQGVREEEVSYQLAFNKQELRKVIKEYPGKEVKKGLDNLYKKVDKHLCEEENLLQVVWHSMQDEFIRQYKHFEGLINRCYPGSGITMEFTIQDMLEYFSSIAQSH, encoded by the exons ATGACTGCCATCAAGCACGCCCTTCAGAGGGATATTTTCACTCCCAACGATGAGCGCCTGCTGAGCATCGTCAATGTCTGCAAAGcagggaaaaagaagaagaactgtTTCTTGTGTGCCACAG TGACTACAGAGCGCCCAGTGCAGGTGAAGGtggtgaaagtgaaaaaaacagATAAAGGAGATTTCTATAAGAGACAGATGGCATGGGAACTACAGGACCTGACCGAGGTTGATGCCAAAGATGCCAATAAG GAGAACCCAGAGTTTGACCTCCATTTTGAGAAGGTTTATCGATGGGTGGCGAGCAGCACTGCAGAGAAGAATTCCTTCATCTCTTGTATCTGGAAGCTGAACCAGCGCTACCTTCGGAAGAAAGTGGAGTTTGTAAACGTCAGTCCACAGCTGCTGGAAG AGCTTCCTAAAGCGGAAG AGTCAGTCCCGAGCGGAGAGAGTCAGAGTGTCGCAGGGGGAGATGAGGATGCTCTGGACGATTACCAGGAGCTGAACAGCCATGATGAGCAGGACATTGAGAGCATGATGGAGGTCTGCGAGTACGCCATTTCCAATGCAGAGGCCTTTGCTGAGAAACTGTCCCGTGAGCTACAGGTCCTAGATGGG GCTAACATCCAGTCCATCATGGCCTCAGAGAAGCAGGTGAACATCCTGATGCAGCTGCTGGATCAGGCTCTGGCAGAGGTAGACAACATCGAGGGGAAGTTGCTGAGTTATGAGGAGATGCTACAGAGTGTGAAGGAGCAGATGGACCAGATTTCCCAGAGCAACCGTCTCATCCAGATCAGCAACACCAACAATGGCAAACTACTGGATGAGATCCAGTTCCTCGTG aaCTACATGGATCTATCAAAAGGGCACATCAAAGCTTTGCAGGAAGGAGATTTATCTTCTCCTAAGGGCATCGAGGCCTGCATCAATGCGTCTGAGGCTCTGTCACAGTGCATGAACGTGGCACTCAAACCAG GCCATGATAAGCTGATGGCAgtcaagcagcagcagcatatGTTTTCTGAGCTCAGAGACACTTTTGCCCGACGTCTCACCAACCACCTCAACAACGTGTTTGTTCACCAG ggACACGATCAGAGCTCCACACTGTCCCAGCACACAGCTGAGCTGACACTACCCAAACACAGCCCTCTGCACAGAGACCTGCTCAGATACGCCAAACTCATGGAGTGGCTGAAAAACACCCAGAGAGAGAAATATGATGGTCTTTCCAGG acctATGTGGATTACATGACCCGACTGTATGAGCGGGAAATTAAGGACTTCTTTGAAGTGGCAAAGATCAAAATGGCAGGCACTAGTAAGGATGGGAAAGGAAAATTTG GCCTGCATGGGAGCTCTGGGAAGCTTACAGGCTCCACGTCAAGTCTGAATAAACTCGCTGTGAGCAGCTCCAACAGTAGGCGCTCTCAGTCATCGTCTCTGCTTGATATGGGCAACATGTCTGCCTCTGACCTGGACGTAGCAGACAGGACCAGGTTTGATAAG ATTTTTGAGCAGGTTTTGAGTGAGCTAGAGCCACTGTGTCTGGCTGAACAGGACTTTATCAGCAAGTTCTTCAAACTGCAGCAAAATCCCACACTAGCTCAG GTAGAGAATGTGGATGACAGCGATGGAACGGTTCCCTCCAGACCCCTCAGTGAACACAGACATTCAATATCTGA AAAGGACATGGTTCGGATGATGATGAATAAGATCTTTCAGAGCATTGAGACAGAGCTGAACAGTCTGATAGCTTTAGGTGATAAGATAGACAGCTTCAACTCTCTCTACATGCTGGTAAAGATGAGTCACCACGTCTGGACGGCCGAGAATGTTGATCCCGCATCCTATCTCAGCACAACGCTGGGCAATGTGCTAGTCACTGTCAAGAGAAACTTTGATAAGTGCATT TCTGGACAGATTCGTCAGATGGAGGAGGTGAAGATTTCTAAGAAGAGTAAAGTGGGCATCCTGCCGTTTGTCACTGGCTTTGAGGAGTTTGCTAAGCTAGCTGAAGCTATTTTCCGAAATGCAGAAAGACGGGGTGATCTGGATAAGGCCTATATTAAACTCATCAGAGCTGTCTTCAGTAACG TGGAGAAAGTGGCCAATGAGAGCCAGAAGACTCCACGTGATGTGGTGATGATGGAGAACTTCCACCATATCTTCTCAACACTGTCCAGCCTCAAGATCTCCTGTCTGGAGGCAGAGAGAAAGGAGGCCAAGCAGAAATACACAGAACACCTGCAGTCCTACGTCATCAACTCACTGGGCCAACCGCTTGAGAAACTTAAT CATTTCTTTGAGGGAGTGGAAGCGCGTGTAGCTCAGGGTGTCCGTGAAGAGGAAGTGAGTTACCAACTGGCTTTCAATAAACAGGAACTGCGTAAGGTTATTAAAGAATACCCTGGGAAGGAGGTGAAAAAGGGCCTGGACAACCTTTACAAGAAGGTGGATAAGCACCTGTGTGAAGAGGAGAATCTGTTACAG GTCGTGTGGCACTCCATGCAAGACGAGTTCATTCGGCAATACAAGCACTTTGAGGGCTTGATAAACCGCTGCTACCCGGGGTCAGGAATCACCATGGAGTTTACCATTCAAGACATGTTGGAGTACTTCTCCAGTATCGCTCAGTCCCACTAA
- the LOC109051421 gene encoding exocyst complex component 1-like isoform X1, which yields MTAIKHALQRDIFTPNDERLLSIVNVCKAGKKKKNCFLCATVTTERPVQVKVVKVKKTDKGDFYKRQMAWELQDLTEVDAKDANKENPEFDLHFEKVYRWVASSTAEKNSFISCIWKLNQRYLRKKVEFVNVSPQLLEELPKAEESVPSGESQSVAGGDEDALDDYQELNSHDEQDIESMMEVCEYAISNAEAFAEKLSRELQVLDGANIQSIMASEKQVNILMQLLDQALAEVDNIEGKLLSYEEMLQSVKEQMDQISQSNRLIQISNTNNGKLLDEIQFLVNYMDLSKGHIKALQEGDLSSPKGIEACINASEALSQCMNVALKPGHDKLMAVKQQQHMFSELRDTFARRLTNHLNNVFVHQFNHFSHFKMTIPQFYRSSCLSLPGHDQSSTLSQHTAELTLPKHSPLHRDLLRYAKLMEWLKNTQREKYDGLSRTYVDYMTRLYEREIKDFFEVAKIKMAGTSKDGKGKFATLPRKESALKQEVESLHGSSGKLTGSTSSLNKLAVSSSNSRRSQSSSLLDMGNMSASDLDVADRTRFDKIFEQVLSELEPLCLAEQDFISKFFKLQQNPTLAQVENVDDSDGTVPSRPLSEHRHSISEKDMVRMMMNKIFQSIETELNSLIALGDKIDSFNSLYMLVKMSHHVWTAENVDPASYLSTTLGNVLVTVKRNFDKCISGQIRQMEEVKISKKSKVGILPFVTGFEEFAKLAEAIFRNAERRGDLDKAYIKLIRAVFSNVEKVANESQKTPRDVVMMENFHHIFSTLSSLKISCLEAERKEAKQKYTEHLQSYVINSLGQPLEKLNHFFEGVEARVAQGVREEEVSYQLAFNKQELRKVIKEYPGKEVKKGLDNLYKKVDKHLCEEENLLQVVWHSMQDEFIRQYKHFEGLINRCYPGSGITMEFTIQDMLEYFSSIAQSH from the exons ATGACTGCCATCAAGCACGCCCTTCAGAGGGATATTTTCACTCCCAACGATGAGCGCCTGCTGAGCATCGTCAATGTCTGCAAAGcagggaaaaagaagaagaactgtTTCTTGTGTGCCACAG TGACTACAGAGCGCCCAGTGCAGGTGAAGGtggtgaaagtgaaaaaaacagATAAAGGAGATTTCTATAAGAGACAGATGGCATGGGAACTACAGGACCTGACCGAGGTTGATGCCAAAGATGCCAATAAG GAGAACCCAGAGTTTGACCTCCATTTTGAGAAGGTTTATCGATGGGTGGCGAGCAGCACTGCAGAGAAGAATTCCTTCATCTCTTGTATCTGGAAGCTGAACCAGCGCTACCTTCGGAAGAAAGTGGAGTTTGTAAACGTCAGTCCACAGCTGCTGGAAG AGCTTCCTAAAGCGGAAG AGTCAGTCCCGAGCGGAGAGAGTCAGAGTGTCGCAGGGGGAGATGAGGATGCTCTGGACGATTACCAGGAGCTGAACAGCCATGATGAGCAGGACATTGAGAGCATGATGGAGGTCTGCGAGTACGCCATTTCCAATGCAGAGGCCTTTGCTGAGAAACTGTCCCGTGAGCTACAGGTCCTAGATGGG GCTAACATCCAGTCCATCATGGCCTCAGAGAAGCAGGTGAACATCCTGATGCAGCTGCTGGATCAGGCTCTGGCAGAGGTAGACAACATCGAGGGGAAGTTGCTGAGTTATGAGGAGATGCTACAGAGTGTGAAGGAGCAGATGGACCAGATTTCCCAGAGCAACCGTCTCATCCAGATCAGCAACACCAACAATGGCAAACTACTGGATGAGATCCAGTTCCTCGTG aaCTACATGGATCTATCAAAAGGGCACATCAAAGCTTTGCAGGAAGGAGATTTATCTTCTCCTAAGGGCATCGAGGCCTGCATCAATGCGTCTGAGGCTCTGTCACAGTGCATGAACGTGGCACTCAAACCAG GCCATGATAAGCTGATGGCAgtcaagcagcagcagcatatGTTTTCTGAGCTCAGAGACACTTTTGCCCGACGTCTCACCAACCACCTCAACAACGTGTTTGTTCACCAG TTCAACCACTTCAGTCACTTCAAAATGACCATCCCTCAGTTCTATAGGTCGTCCTGTCTGTCACTCCCT ggACACGATCAGAGCTCCACACTGTCCCAGCACACAGCTGAGCTGACACTACCCAAACACAGCCCTCTGCACAGAGACCTGCTCAGATACGCCAAACTCATGGAGTGGCTGAAAAACACCCAGAGAGAGAAATATGATGGTCTTTCCAGG acctATGTGGATTACATGACCCGACTGTATGAGCGGGAAATTAAGGACTTCTTTGAAGTGGCAAAGATCAAAATGGCAGGCACTAGTAAGGATGGGAAAGGAAAATTTG CCACGCTTCCGCGGAAAGAGAGTGCTCTCAAACAGGAGGTGGAGA GCCTGCATGGGAGCTCTGGGAAGCTTACAGGCTCCACGTCAAGTCTGAATAAACTCGCTGTGAGCAGCTCCAACAGTAGGCGCTCTCAGTCATCGTCTCTGCTTGATATGGGCAACATGTCTGCCTCTGACCTGGACGTAGCAGACAGGACCAGGTTTGATAAG ATTTTTGAGCAGGTTTTGAGTGAGCTAGAGCCACTGTGTCTGGCTGAACAGGACTTTATCAGCAAGTTCTTCAAACTGCAGCAAAATCCCACACTAGCTCAG GTAGAGAATGTGGATGACAGCGATGGAACGGTTCCCTCCAGACCCCTCAGTGAACACAGACATTCAATATCTGA AAAGGACATGGTTCGGATGATGATGAATAAGATCTTTCAGAGCATTGAGACAGAGCTGAACAGTCTGATAGCTTTAGGTGATAAGATAGACAGCTTCAACTCTCTCTACATGCTGGTAAAGATGAGTCACCACGTCTGGACGGCCGAGAATGTTGATCCCGCATCCTATCTCAGCACAACGCTGGGCAATGTGCTAGTCACTGTCAAGAGAAACTTTGATAAGTGCATT TCTGGACAGATTCGTCAGATGGAGGAGGTGAAGATTTCTAAGAAGAGTAAAGTGGGCATCCTGCCGTTTGTCACTGGCTTTGAGGAGTTTGCTAAGCTAGCTGAAGCTATTTTCCGAAATGCAGAAAGACGGGGTGATCTGGATAAGGCCTATATTAAACTCATCAGAGCTGTCTTCAGTAACG TGGAGAAAGTGGCCAATGAGAGCCAGAAGACTCCACGTGATGTGGTGATGATGGAGAACTTCCACCATATCTTCTCAACACTGTCCAGCCTCAAGATCTCCTGTCTGGAGGCAGAGAGAAAGGAGGCCAAGCAGAAATACACAGAACACCTGCAGTCCTACGTCATCAACTCACTGGGCCAACCGCTTGAGAAACTTAAT CATTTCTTTGAGGGAGTGGAAGCGCGTGTAGCTCAGGGTGTCCGTGAAGAGGAAGTGAGTTACCAACTGGCTTTCAATAAACAGGAACTGCGTAAGGTTATTAAAGAATACCCTGGGAAGGAGGTGAAAAAGGGCCTGGACAACCTTTACAAGAAGGTGGATAAGCACCTGTGTGAAGAGGAGAATCTGTTACAG GTCGTGTGGCACTCCATGCAAGACGAGTTCATTCGGCAATACAAGCACTTTGAGGGCTTGATAAACCGCTGCTACCCGGGGTCAGGAATCACCATGGAGTTTACCATTCAAGACATGTTGGAGTACTTCTCCAGTATCGCTCAGTCCCACTAA